Proteins encoded together in one Chitinophaga sp. LS1 window:
- a CDS encoding DUF4133 domain-containing protein: MKLYQINKGVNKPLEVKGVKAQYLIYLAIGAIVLLLLYVVGHIAGAPGFILLPTVGVLGGALFTGVSQASRKYGEHGLMKAMAYRRVPSAILSTSRKVFLRLTENVMCDDSSVSVSHGHNDRRGIAN; this comes from the coding sequence ATGAAACTATATCAGATCAATAAAGGTGTCAATAAGCCGCTTGAAGTAAAAGGCGTAAAAGCGCAATACCTTATTTATTTGGCAATAGGAGCGATCGTTTTATTGCTGCTCTATGTCGTAGGTCATATTGCAGGGGCGCCCGGTTTTATTTTGTTGCCAACAGTGGGTGTTTTAGGGGGTGCATTGTTTACAGGGGTAAGCCAGGCTTCGAGAAAGTATGGTGAACATGGGTTGATGAAAGCCATGGCTTACCGCCGGGTGCCTTCTGCAATATTATCTACTTCAAGGAAGGTATTTCTTCGATTAACAGAAAATGTGATGTGTGATGATAGTAGTGTTAGCGTTAGTCATGGTCATAATGACCGCCGTGGTATTGCAAATTAA
- a CDS encoding TraG family conjugative transposon ATPase, producing the protein MIVVLALVMVIMTAVVLQIKPPVNNTKKLDGILPIYKVENDAIISKNGDITVAFQLHLPEIFTSSQEDLDAIHHAWVKAIRILPTGTILHKQDWYVDRVYKGDFDRDNHTFLSYSSEKYFHERPYLDHHCYLMLTLPVKGRRPASSVLSNLLRNSFVPPQTINPAVLQNFQDKAGQFEKLITASGAIKSRMLTASDLVGNKDLPGLFEKYLFLSADGDTPEIKDITFKPDLRIGEKFCQLYTLSDVENLPSVCSPKIQNDKYSTDKTKFFVGFASPVGQLLSCNHIYNQYIVVQDPLKETKALEAKRRRMQSLSNYSRENSISRDAANDFLNEAISEQRQFVRGHFNILAWSDDQAGIKDLRNKVAASLTQMNAVPNLEINGAPQLFWAGLPGNAADLPMNETFSTFSEQAVCFFNQESCAETSIAPVGIRLADRISGKPLFVDLDLAPRANGVIQNLNRIILGPSGSGKSFFTNAYMRSCYEQGAHVVIVDVGHSYSGLCSLVNGYYFTYEEKNPIKFNPFYISIGDTLDTEKKESIKTLLLALWKKDTETFKRSEYVALSNVLTAYYAFLDANSQVFPCFNSFYEFFRDEYVSVLEAEKLQQRDFDVNNFLFVMKPYYTGGEFDFLLNASENLNLLDERFIVFEIDNIKDNQILFTAAVLTVMQLYINKMRKLKGIRKVILIEEAWKALMKDGFAEYIKYLYKTVRKFYGEAIVVSQEADDMIASPIVKQAIINNSDTKILLDQSKYQNKFDQIQELLGLTDKEKALILSMNKANEPGRKYKEVFISLGGTVSKVYRTEVSRQEYYAYTTEQTEKTNVQKLAAIHGSMEKGIQEMVMAA; encoded by the coding sequence ATGATAGTAGTGTTAGCGTTAGTCATGGTCATAATGACCGCCGTGGTATTGCAAATTAAGCCACCGGTCAACAATACTAAGAAGTTAGACGGCATTCTGCCGATCTATAAAGTGGAAAACGACGCAATTATCAGTAAGAATGGTGACATTACAGTCGCTTTTCAATTGCATCTTCCCGAGATATTTACATCAAGTCAGGAGGACCTGGATGCAATTCATCATGCATGGGTAAAAGCGATACGCATCCTGCCTACCGGAACCATTCTGCACAAGCAGGATTGGTACGTCGATAGGGTATATAAAGGAGACTTTGATCGGGATAATCATACTTTCCTAAGTTACAGTAGTGAAAAGTACTTTCATGAACGCCCTTACTTAGACCATCATTGCTACCTTATGCTGACCTTGCCTGTAAAAGGAAGGAGGCCCGCCAGTTCTGTACTCTCCAACTTACTAAGGAATTCTTTTGTACCGCCTCAGACCATTAATCCTGCTGTATTACAGAACTTTCAGGATAAAGCCGGTCAATTTGAAAAGCTCATAACAGCAAGTGGGGCCATTAAATCCCGCATGTTGACCGCATCCGACCTGGTGGGTAATAAAGATTTGCCAGGCTTATTTGAAAAATATCTTTTCCTGTCAGCCGATGGTGATACGCCGGAAATAAAGGACATAACCTTCAAACCTGATCTGAGAATTGGTGAAAAATTTTGCCAACTGTATACTTTAAGTGATGTGGAGAACCTGCCATCTGTTTGCAGTCCGAAAATACAGAATGACAAGTATTCTACCGATAAAACGAAGTTCTTTGTCGGGTTCGCTTCACCGGTAGGCCAGCTTTTAAGTTGCAATCATATTTATAATCAGTACATAGTTGTACAAGATCCCCTTAAAGAAACCAAAGCGTTGGAGGCGAAGCGCAGACGGATGCAGTCTCTTTCCAATTATTCAAGGGAGAATAGCATCAGCCGGGATGCAGCAAATGATTTCCTTAATGAGGCAATTAGTGAACAGCGTCAATTTGTACGTGGTCATTTCAATATATTGGCATGGTCGGATGACCAGGCAGGTATAAAAGATTTGCGCAATAAAGTCGCAGCGTCTCTTACCCAAATGAATGCGGTGCCTAATCTGGAAATTAATGGTGCACCACAACTGTTCTGGGCAGGACTACCGGGAAACGCTGCAGACCTGCCCATGAATGAAACATTTTCTACCTTTTCCGAACAGGCTGTATGTTTCTTTAACCAGGAAAGTTGCGCGGAAACTTCTATTGCTCCCGTAGGCATTCGTTTAGCGGATCGTATATCTGGTAAGCCACTATTTGTCGATCTCGACCTGGCTCCACGGGCCAATGGGGTAATTCAAAATCTTAATCGTATTATTCTTGGACCATCCGGATCGGGTAAGAGCTTTTTTACAAATGCATACATGCGTTCTTGTTACGAACAGGGGGCACATGTGGTCATAGTTGATGTAGGCCACTCGTATTCCGGATTGTGTTCGCTTGTTAACGGTTATTACTTTACCTATGAAGAGAAAAACCCGATTAAGTTCAATCCCTTCTACATTTCCATTGGGGATACCCTGGATACCGAGAAAAAGGAAAGTATCAAAACACTACTGTTAGCTTTATGGAAGAAGGACACCGAAACATTTAAACGTAGTGAATATGTCGCGTTATCGAACGTCTTGACGGCCTACTATGCCTTTTTGGATGCCAATAGCCAGGTATTTCCTTGCTTCAATAGCTTCTATGAATTTTTCAGGGACGAGTATGTGTCTGTTTTAGAGGCCGAAAAGCTACAGCAACGGGATTTTGACGTAAATAATTTCCTATTCGTCATGAAACCTTACTATACCGGTGGCGAATTTGACTTTCTACTGAACGCCTCCGAGAATTTAAACCTTTTGGATGAAAGGTTCATAGTCTTTGAAATTGATAATATTAAGGATAATCAAATTTTGTTTACAGCAGCCGTACTCACGGTGATGCAGCTGTACATAAACAAGATGCGAAAGCTGAAGGGAATTCGCAAAGTAATCCTTATTGAAGAGGCGTGGAAAGCATTGATGAAAGATGGATTCGCGGAATATATTAAATACCTCTACAAAACCGTACGGAAATTTTATGGTGAAGCAATTGTTGTTTCACAGGAAGCAGACGATATGATTGCAAGCCCTATTGTGAAGCAAGCCATTATCAATAATAGTGATACAAAAATCCTTCTCGATCAAAGCAAGTATCAGAACAAGTTTGACCAAATTCAAGAGCTTTTGGGTCTTACTGATAAGGAAAAGGCCCTCATATTAAGTATGAACAAAGCAAATGAACCCGGAAGGAAATACAAAGAAGTATTTATCAGTTTAGGTGGAACAGTTAGTAAGGTATACAGAACGGAAGTATCCCGTCAGGAATATTATGCCTACACCACCGAACAGACTGAGAAGACTAACGTGCAGAAGTTGGCAGCAATACATGGCAGCATGGAGAAAGGCATCCAGGAAATGGTCATGGCGGCATAA
- a CDS encoding conjugal transfer protein TraI has protein sequence MKRSLIIALFLSAMLTVAPTQKSHAIVWVVVKAAAKKIIKAIDLQVQRMQNKTIGLQNAQKAIENTLSKLKLDEISGWVTKQKELYQVYYDELVKVKNVITYYQEIKVIIQKQADMIDEYKEAYSLFKSDSHFTPDEVEHMAEVYDGILTQSAQNLKSVNLVINSFLTQMNDAARLALIHRAGEAIDENCSDLRQYNSSNKAKAFNRAKDQNDLAALRRLYGNLE, from the coding sequence ATGAAGAGGTCACTAATTATAGCGCTCTTTTTGTCTGCCATGCTGACGGTTGCACCCACTCAAAAAAGTCATGCAATCGTTTGGGTGGTGGTGAAGGCCGCTGCAAAAAAGATCATAAAGGCGATTGATTTGCAGGTTCAACGAATGCAAAACAAAACCATCGGTCTTCAGAATGCTCAGAAGGCAATCGAGAATACGTTGTCGAAACTAAAGCTGGATGAAATATCAGGCTGGGTGACAAAGCAGAAGGAGCTTTACCAGGTCTATTACGACGAACTGGTAAAGGTTAAAAACGTTATTACTTACTACCAGGAAATAAAGGTCATCATTCAAAAGCAGGCAGACATGATCGATGAGTATAAGGAGGCTTACAGTCTTTTTAAGAGCGATAGCCATTTTACCCCTGATGAAGTTGAGCACATGGCCGAGGTGTATGACGGTATTTTAACGCAAAGTGCACAAAATCTTAAATCGGTTAATCTGGTTATAAATTCCTTCCTGACGCAGATGAACGATGCCGCACGTCTGGCTCTTATACATCGAGCTGGGGAAGCTATCGATGAAAATTGTAGTGATTTGCGTCAGTATAATAGTAGTAATAAGGCGAAGGCTTTTAACAGGGCTAAGGATCAAAACGATCTGGCTGCATTGCGTCGGTTATACGGAAACCTTGAATGA